A stretch of Blautia liquoris DNA encodes these proteins:
- a CDS encoding ABC transporter permease produces the protein MKNGKNKTLYDPLFSLIYAALSVIAALIIAGLVMKIMGYRPLNSYRYLLQGSFGSINSLCETAVKTTPLILTAVAFSTAFKSGMINLGATGQLYMGAICTTLIATNFDQLPRGIHITISLLAGIAAGALFGYLVGLLKSVFGASELITTIMLNYVAAYLVSFLVTGPMKDTKGSNSNPQSCQILESAKLPLFVPGSRLNIGFLIALLVIVLYFLFFWHTSLGYGIRVIGLNENTGKYAGISKNLNQGIAMAISGGLAGLAGAIEILGVQTRLTQAFAGDLGFEGIAAALLGSNSPIGILFSSLLFGAMSSGAGTMEMLAKVPNAFISVIQGLIILFIIGRNLPAGKIKEVLIKKHVIKEEEAIGIIE, from the coding sequence ATGAAGAATGGAAAAAACAAAACACTATACGATCCGCTTTTCTCTTTGATATATGCCGCTTTGTCTGTAATAGCGGCTCTGATCATAGCAGGACTTGTTATGAAAATCATGGGATATCGTCCGCTGAATTCCTACAGATACCTTCTGCAGGGTTCTTTTGGAAGTATAAATTCTCTCTGTGAGACAGCAGTAAAAACAACTCCTCTCATCCTCACAGCGGTTGCTTTTTCTACTGCATTCAAAAGTGGGATGATCAATCTTGGAGCCACTGGTCAGCTCTATATGGGAGCTATCTGCACCACTTTAATTGCAACCAATTTTGATCAGCTTCCGAGAGGAATACATATAACAATATCCCTTCTCGCCGGAATCGCAGCCGGCGCTCTCTTTGGATATCTTGTGGGTCTTCTGAAATCTGTGTTTGGGGCAAGCGAACTGATAACGACTATCATGTTGAATTATGTTGCAGCCTACCTTGTCAGTTTTCTGGTCACCGGTCCCATGAAAGATACCAAAGGGTCAAACAGTAATCCACAGTCCTGCCAGATCCTGGAATCCGCAAAGCTTCCCCTATTCGTTCCGGGGTCCAGACTAAACATTGGATTTCTCATTGCTCTTCTTGTAATTGTCCTATACTTTCTGTTTTTCTGGCACACATCTCTCGGATATGGGATTCGAGTAATTGGACTGAACGAAAATACCGGTAAATATGCAGGAATCAGCAAAAACTTAAATCAGGGAATTGCAATGGCAATCTCCGGCGGCCTTGCAGGACTTGCCGGAGCAATAGAAATTCTGGGTGTACAGACGCGACTGACGCAGGCATTTGCCGGGGACCTGGGATTTGAAGGGATTGCTGCCGCTTTGTTGGGCAGCAATTCACCAATCGGCATCCTTTTTTCTTCTCTGCTCTTCGGAGCCATGAGCAGTGGAGCCGGTACCATGGAAATGCTTGCAAAAGTCCCGAATGCATTCATTTCCGTCATTCAGGGACTGATTATCCTGTTTATCATAGGAAGAAATCTGCCGGCCGGAAAAATCAAGGAAGTCCTGATAAAAAAGCACGTCATAAAGGAGGAAGAAGCCATTGGAATTATTGAATAG
- the add gene encoding adenosine deaminase: MISEKLTEMIRTIPKGENHIHIEGSIPGETAVKLAKRNKIELPFSSEEEMKKYIKKNVTSLDSFMASDRLINSVCINEEDFYEVILELGKRAKEQNIIYTEFLLDYPLNQVRNIPLKTVINGYEAGRQEAMKKYGIDITFIAGIDRSLSAEDSYQFIKSLEPYLGIITGIGMDCEERGNPCIEHKRAYELAEDMGLYLSAHAGEDPNAGDQAVQNIWDAVERMHCKRIEHGVLSVNDRKLMNLLAEKEILLTICPLSNTMIVYPDLSQHPLKRLMDQGIPCSINSDDPPYVGDLIENMIQTADALELTEEDIFDMERNSLKYSICGQQHLPVLEDWIHDWKENN; the protein is encoded by the coding sequence ATGATTTCAGAAAAATTAACAGAAATGATTAGAACGATACCGAAAGGTGAAAATCATATCCATATTGAAGGGTCTATTCCAGGCGAAACGGCCGTAAAACTTGCAAAGAGGAATAAAATAGAACTCCCCTTCTCTTCCGAAGAAGAAATGAAAAAGTACATCAAAAAAAATGTCACCAGTCTGGATTCTTTCATGGCAAGTGACAGACTTATCAATTCTGTCTGCATAAACGAAGAAGATTTTTATGAAGTCATACTCGAACTTGGAAAACGAGCAAAAGAACAAAATATCATTTATACCGAATTCTTACTGGACTACCCTTTAAATCAGGTAAGAAATATTCCCCTTAAGACTGTCATCAACGGTTATGAGGCCGGAAGACAGGAGGCAATGAAAAAGTATGGAATTGATATTACCTTTATCGCAGGTATCGACCGTTCCTTATCTGCAGAAGATAGCTATCAGTTTATAAAGAGCCTGGAACCCTATCTGGGAATCATCACCGGAATCGGCATGGACTGTGAGGAAAGGGGGAATCCATGTATCGAACACAAAAGAGCGTACGAACTCGCAGAAGATATGGGCCTTTATCTGAGTGCACATGCAGGAGAAGATCCAAATGCCGGGGATCAGGCCGTTCAGAATATATGGGATGCAGTGGAGAGAATGCATTGTAAGAGAATTGAGCATGGAGTTCTCTCTGTGAATGATAGGAAATTAATGAACCTCTTAGCTGAGAAAGAAATCTTATTGACTATCTGTCCTTTAAGTAATACTATGATCGTATATCCGGATTTGTCACAACATCCATTAAAACGCTTGATGGATCAGGGAATTCCGTGCTCAATTAATTCAGACGATCCCCCATATGTCGGGGATCTGATAGAAAATATGATTCAAACTGCAGATGCACTGGAATTGACCGAAGAGGATATCTTCGATATGGAACGTAACAGTTTGAAATACTCGATCTGCGGGCAGCAGCATCTGCCAGTATTAGAAGACTGGATACATGATTGGAAAGAAAATAATTGA
- a CDS encoding nucleoside deaminase yields MKFIREYEDKTTRLEDLKPYEETLLRRVIEICQEAKEKGNHPFGCLLADENGKILMEQGNEEVTGGGDCTAHAESLLMRRASQLYSKEEMKHLTMYNCGEPCAMCAGAIYWGNLGRIVMIARESKLKEYTGDDIRNPTLDLPAQVVFASGQKNIEVVGPILELEDDFLKLHENYWKPSNKN; encoded by the coding sequence ATGAAATTTATCAGAGAGTATGAAGACAAAACCACCCGCTTAGAAGATCTAAAGCCATACGAAGAAACATTGTTAAGGCGAGTAATTGAGATCTGCCAAGAGGCGAAAGAAAAGGGAAATCATCCTTTTGGATGCCTGCTGGCAGATGAAAACGGCAAAATCCTGATGGAACAGGGAAATGAAGAAGTGACCGGAGGTGGCGATTGCACAGCTCATGCAGAATCACTGCTGATGCGCAGGGCAAGTCAGCTCTACTCAAAAGAAGAGATGAAGCATCTTACCATGTACAACTGCGGAGAACCTTGTGCCATGTGTGCAGGCGCCATCTATTGGGGAAATCTGGGACGTATTGTCATGATTGCAAGGGAGTCAAAACTAAAAGAATACACCGGAGATGATATTCGAAATCCAACCCTGGATCTTCCTGCTCAGGTTGTATTTGCAAGCGGTCAAAAAAATATTGAGGTTGTGGGTCCAATCCTCGAACTGGAAGATGATTTTCTGAAATTACATGAAAATTACTGGAAGCCATCAAATAAAAACTAA
- a CDS encoding ABC transporter permease: MGVKKQRKIEGGKKQKQGFKKAFKNNWQLYVLVLPALIYFFVFNYLPLYGIQIAFRDYKAVHGIAGSAWVGLKHFKTFFDAYYFKRLLSNTLLLNVYSLLWSFPIPLILAILLNQIKSAKRKRFIQTSIYVPYFISTVVLAGMLYIFLSPSGGIFNVFRDAFGLKAVDYMSESSAFRTIYIVSGIWQGAGWGTILYIASLSGVDQELYEAAEIDGASIWQKIRYIDFPSVIPVAMMVFILDCGKLLSSNTDKALVMQTPGNIPTSDIIGVYVYNIGLGSGQFSYTAAIGLFVNVINFVLIIAVNKISKKATNVGLF, encoded by the coding sequence ATGGGAGTAAAAAAACAAAGAAAAATTGAAGGAGGAAAAAAACAAAAACAGGGATTCAAAAAGGCTTTCAAAAACAACTGGCAGTTATACGTTCTTGTCTTGCCGGCGTTGATTTATTTTTTTGTATTCAATTATCTTCCACTTTACGGGATACAGATTGCCTTTAGAGATTATAAAGCAGTGCATGGAATAGCCGGAAGTGCATGGGTAGGATTAAAACATTTTAAAACCTTCTTTGATGCTTATTATTTTAAAAGGCTGTTATCTAATACGCTTTTACTGAATGTCTATTCATTGCTATGGAGTTTTCCGATTCCACTAATTCTGGCTATTTTACTGAATCAGATCAAAAGTGCAAAGCGAAAAAGGTTCATCCAGACAAGTATTTATGTTCCTTATTTCATATCTACAGTGGTGCTTGCAGGCATGCTTTACATATTTCTTTCTCCCAGTGGTGGCATATTCAATGTCTTTCGTGATGCTTTTGGTCTGAAAGCAGTGGATTACATGTCAGAGTCAAGTGCTTTTCGAACAATCTATATTGTATCCGGCATCTGGCAGGGAGCCGGTTGGGGAACGATCCTCTATATCGCCTCACTTTCAGGGGTTGATCAGGAACTTTACGAAGCAGCCGAAATAGACGGAGCGAGCATTTGGCAGAAAATACGTTACATTGATTTTCCGAGTGTGATTCCGGTTGCTATGATGGTGTTTATTCTTGACTGCGGAAAATTATTGAGCAGTAATACCGATAAAGCACTTGTCATGCAGACACCAGGCAATATACCTACATCAGATATCATTGGTGTTTATGTATATAATATTGGCTTGGGAAGTGGACAATTTTCATATACAGCAGCTATTGGTTTGTTCGTGAATGTGATCAACTTTGTTCTGATTATTGCAGTGAATAAAATCTCAAAGAAAGCAACAAATGTAGGTCTGTTTTAA
- a CDS encoding ABC transporter ATP-binding protein — protein MEFLQMNHISKQFGNVTANKDVTLSIKKGEIHALLGENGAGKSTLMNILYGMYRQTEGEIYLDGKKLNLSSPQNAISNGIGMVHQHFMLIPAQSVIENVVLGLKDNKTVLDLKSAAAKLKKLAETFHMEINPWEKVSNLSIGEQQRVEILKALFRGARLLILDEPTAVLTPQEAEALFDVLRKLKIEGCTIIFISHKLKEIMAVCDACTVLRKGETIKTIWVKDIVDTRELAELMVGKTVELTIKKEKTEVGKPVLILQNVSYQNKKKVQVLKDISFQVHEGEILGVCGVDGNGQSELIHCITGIKQASKGIIMINGTDTTREKSRKIMSRGVAHIPEDRQKYGIVQEMSIKENMILMSYLHKPLSRFGFLQSKNIENYTKRICDEFEIKAQNTDEKIMNLSGGNQQKVVVGRELSRNPKLLIAVHPDRGLDIGAAKYIQREIINTKKKGGGVLLVSSELDELMDLTDRIMVIYHGQIIETVSTEKTSLKELGELMMGIKNNVEEKNA, from the coding sequence ATGGAATTTTTGCAAATGAATCATATCTCAAAACAGTTTGGCAATGTGACAGCCAATAAGGATGTGACACTCTCAATAAAAAAGGGTGAAATTCATGCTCTTCTCGGCGAAAATGGAGCTGGCAAGTCTACCCTGATGAATATCTTATACGGAATGTACAGACAAACAGAAGGAGAAATCTATCTGGACGGAAAGAAGCTGAATCTATCATCACCTCAGAATGCCATATCAAATGGAATCGGAATGGTGCATCAACATTTTATGCTGATTCCCGCTCAATCCGTCATCGAAAATGTTGTTCTTGGTCTGAAGGATAACAAGACCGTATTGGATCTGAAATCTGCCGCAGCAAAACTGAAAAAACTGGCAGAAACATTTCATATGGAAATCAATCCGTGGGAGAAAGTTTCAAACCTCAGTATCGGAGAACAGCAAAGAGTGGAAATATTAAAGGCATTATTCCGCGGAGCCCGGCTTCTGATTCTCGATGAACCAACAGCTGTACTGACTCCACAGGAAGCGGAAGCTTTGTTCGATGTATTGCGAAAGCTGAAAATCGAGGGCTGTACGATTATCTTTATCAGTCATAAGCTGAAGGAAATCATGGCTGTCTGCGATGCCTGCACAGTTCTTAGAAAGGGTGAGACGATAAAGACTATATGGGTCAAAGATATTGTGGACACCCGGGAACTGGCTGAACTCATGGTAGGCAAAACAGTAGAACTGACTATAAAAAAAGAAAAAACGGAGGTGGGAAAACCAGTTTTAATTCTCCAGAATGTTTCTTATCAGAATAAAAAGAAGGTTCAAGTCTTGAAAGATATCTCTTTTCAGGTTCATGAAGGGGAAATTCTCGGAGTCTGCGGAGTAGACGGCAATGGTCAAAGTGAGCTGATTCACTGCATCACCGGGATAAAACAGGCTTCAAAAGGAATAATCATGATAAATGGCACCGACACTACCAGAGAAAAATCCCGGAAAATCATGTCCAGAGGTGTTGCCCATATCCCCGAGGACCGGCAAAAATACGGAATCGTGCAGGAAATGTCAATTAAAGAAAATATGATCTTAATGTCTTATTTGCACAAACCGCTTTCCAGATTTGGTTTTCTCCAGTCAAAAAATATCGAAAACTACACAAAAAGAATTTGTGACGAATTCGAGATAAAGGCACAGAATACAGATGAAAAAATCATGAATTTGTCGGGAGGAAACCAACAGAAAGTAGTCGTCGGACGTGAACTGAGCAGGAATCCCAAACTGCTGATCGCCGTACATCCTGACAGAGGACTGGATATCGGGGCTGCAAAATATATTCAAAGAGAAATTATAAATACAAAGAAAAAGGGCGGCGGTGTGCTCTTGGTTTCCAGTGAGCTGGACGAACTGATGGATCTGACCGACCGTATCATGGTGATCTATCACGGTCAAATCATAGAAACCGTGAGTACCGAAAAAACATCTCTCAAAGAACTTGGAGAACTAATGATGGGAATTAAAAATAATGTAGAGGAGAAAAACGCATGA
- a CDS encoding GntR family transcriptional regulator, which produces MEKAAKQTKQLSEEITELLLDEIVNGIYKEEKKLPTEKVLAEKFGVSRNLIRDCLSILDREGFISRKHGVGSIINRYVADTKIRLDLLAEFMDLVKMAGFTPKVEKVDIETIICDKTLSGKLNIEEGEKVYKIFKAVSADGKPAIMCFDYIAHRYVTDDNYTLEDLKNPVFNFLEKNCHKKVYMSMSDINAKITDDEQARIFGIPRGTALLFLGEVGYDLFGNPCLYSEVFHVDGVLQMKILRKKI; this is translated from the coding sequence ATGGAAAAGGCGGCAAAGCAAACAAAACAGCTTTCCGAAGAGATAACCGAGCTGCTTCTGGATGAAATTGTTAACGGGATCTATAAGGAAGAAAAAAAGCTTCCAACAGAGAAAGTCCTTGCCGAAAAGTTTGGAGTCAGCCGAAATCTGATCCGGGATTGTCTTTCAATCCTGGATCGGGAAGGCTTTATCAGCCGGAAACACGGAGTCGGTTCTATTATCAACCGCTATGTGGCAGATACGAAAATACGCCTGGACTTATTAGCTGAATTCATGGATCTGGTAAAAATGGCCGGTTTTACACCAAAAGTTGAGAAAGTTGATATCGAGACTATCATCTGTGATAAGACCCTGTCTGGGAAACTTAACATCGAGGAGGGCGAAAAGGTCTATAAAATCTTCAAGGCCGTCTCTGCAGACGGCAAGCCTGCGATTATGTGTTTTGACTACATAGCACATCGATATGTCACGGATGACAACTATACTCTGGAAGATCTAAAAAACCCAGTTTTTAATTTTCTGGAAAAGAACTGCCATAAGAAAGTCTATATGTCTATGTCAGATATCAATGCCAAAATTACCGACGATGAACAGGCCCGGATTTTTGGCATCCCACGTGGCACTGCTCTTCTCTTTCTTGGCGAAGTGGGATATGACCTGTTTGGAAACCCTTGTTTATATTCAGAAGTGTTCCATGTAGATGGGGTGCTGCAGATGAAGATATTAAGAAAAAAGATATAG
- a CDS encoding extracellular solute-binding protein, with protein MMKKILAVTLAAAMTAVTMAGCGSGGSKEDSEEKSKSQTTEKDNFNEEGYPIVNSPLTLKVMLSIRDTDSLIAPDDMPGIQDLEKKTGIHIDWEVIKGTDWKTKLNLMFASGEYPDIIMGSSGEVDVEEYGVTQGLLLPLDDLTEKYMPTYTQRITDEETDPTASLVASDGKKYSVGYLVGQNINTQAHFFINQTWMNNLNLEMPKTLDELTDVLRKFKTEDPNGNGQKDEIPVEMSLNDGYYGVPWMLPMFGIPATPLYIDDNKEVQFAPVQEGFRKCMEWLNMLYKEELLDPEILSQDANTVESKLSGGNAGFFTAWRLTAMGWDNGVEKDCTLFMPTAPEGVTPKLARYLEMAKNGAYITTSNEHIPESMRWLDSLLDTETMYSLYYGPEGEGWEYDAENNKINSIVTDTSGTKNCLDVNTLFFAPAKYISDTFNMSPQRLEKTDYCQTYDKAGIIQKYSNDYLTTAPLTAEEHANSSLIETDIKNAVDENMATFISEGVTDDNWNAFVKMFENMKVSEYVDMYQKAIDKMDIK; from the coding sequence ATGATGAAAAAAATTTTGGCTGTAACGCTTGCGGCAGCAATGACGGCGGTAACCATGGCAGGCTGCGGATCAGGTGGAAGCAAAGAAGATTCAGAAGAGAAAAGCAAGAGCCAGACCACAGAAAAAGACAATTTTAATGAAGAAGGGTATCCGATCGTGAATTCGCCGTTGACCCTGAAAGTGATGCTATCAATCAGAGATACCGATTCTCTGATTGCCCCAGACGATATGCCCGGAATTCAGGATTTGGAAAAGAAAACAGGAATACATATCGATTGGGAGGTAATTAAGGGAACTGACTGGAAGACCAAGCTGAATCTGATGTTCGCTTCGGGGGAGTATCCTGATATTATTATGGGATCAAGTGGAGAGGTTGATGTTGAAGAATATGGAGTAACCCAGGGACTACTGCTGCCTTTGGACGATCTGACAGAAAAATACATGCCGACTTATACGCAGCGGATTACAGACGAGGAAACTGATCCAACAGCCAGTCTGGTGGCTTCCGATGGGAAAAAATATTCCGTTGGTTATTTGGTGGGGCAGAATATTAATACACAGGCTCATTTCTTTATTAATCAGACATGGATGAATAATCTGAATCTGGAGATGCCAAAGACGTTGGATGAACTGACGGATGTTCTTCGAAAGTTTAAAACTGAAGATCCGAATGGAAACGGACAAAAGGATGAAATTCCTGTGGAAATGTCATTGAATGATGGCTACTATGGTGTGCCGTGGATGCTTCCAATGTTTGGAATTCCGGCCACACCCCTGTATATAGATGATAACAAGGAAGTACAATTCGCACCTGTACAAGAGGGATTTCGAAAGTGTATGGAATGGTTGAATATGTTATATAAAGAGGAGCTGCTCGATCCGGAAATCCTCTCTCAGGATGCAAATACTGTAGAATCAAAGCTAAGCGGAGGCAATGCCGGATTCTTTACTGCATGGCGTTTGACGGCCATGGGATGGGATAATGGGGTAGAAAAAGACTGTACACTATTTATGCCGACGGCGCCGGAGGGAGTGACACCAAAACTGGCCAGATATCTGGAAATGGCAAAGAATGGCGCTTATATTACTACATCAAATGAACATATCCCTGAAAGCATGCGATGGCTGGATTCTTTGCTGGACACTGAGACCATGTATTCGTTGTATTATGGACCAGAGGGGGAAGGATGGGAGTACGATGCAGAGAATAATAAGATCAATTCAATTGTGACAGATACAAGTGGTACGAAAAACTGCCTGGATGTGAATACATTGTTTTTTGCACCTGCGAAATATATATCAGATACTTTTAATATGTCACCTCAACGTCTGGAGAAGACCGATTACTGTCAGACCTATGACAAAGCAGGCATCATACAGAAGTATTCCAATGATTATCTGACGACAGCTCCATTGACTGCAGAAGAACATGCCAATAGTTCTTTGATAGAAACAGATATCAAAAACGCAGTGGACGAAAATATGGCGACTTTTATATCGGAAGGAGTCACGGATGATAACTGGAATGCGTTTGTGAAAATGTTTGAAAATATGAAGGTTTCAGAATATGTAGACATGTATCAGAAAGCCATTGACAAGATGGATATAAAATAA
- a CDS encoding carbohydrate ABC transporter permease: MVRQKKKLSMSNRIFYIFNGIFWTVIMLIILYPLYLVIIASVSDPDAIIRGEVIWHPVDFSLIGYKAVLQYGELIRSYGNSILYTVVSVFISIAVTMAGAYALSRPKFPGKSFINFLLVFTMFFSGGLIPTFLVMRDIGLYNTRLVMILMGSVSVWNLMVARTYIQTSIPHELYEAAMLDGASHFDYFFRCVIPLSKTIIAVLVVYYGVAKWNDYFTGLVYLKDRSLLPLQTVLREILATLQVDKSGDYMLSISENAASMNEAIRTANVAKYCIIVIATGPVVILYAFLQKYFEKGIMIGSLKG, translated from the coding sequence ATGGTTCGGCAGAAAAAAAAGCTAAGCATGAGTAATCGGATCTTTTACATATTTAACGGTATCTTTTGGACAGTTATAATGCTTATTATACTGTATCCCTTATATCTGGTAATCATTGCATCTGTTTCGGATCCGGATGCAATTATACGGGGCGAGGTGATCTGGCACCCGGTTGATTTTTCCCTGATAGGGTATAAGGCAGTTTTACAATATGGAGAACTTATCCGCTCTTATGGGAACTCTATATTATATACAGTAGTTAGTGTGTTTATTAGTATAGCAGTGACTATGGCAGGAGCATATGCTTTGTCAAGACCTAAATTTCCGGGAAAATCATTTATCAATTTTTTACTGGTTTTTACTATGTTCTTTAGTGGAGGATTGATACCAACATTCTTGGTGATGAGAGATATCGGGCTTTATAATACAAGGCTTGTGATGATTTTGATGGGAAGCGTAAGTGTGTGGAATCTGATGGTGGCAAGAACCTATATTCAGACTAGTATTCCTCATGAATTATACGAAGCGGCCATGCTCGACGGTGCGTCGCATTTTGATTATTTCTTTCGATGTGTGATTCCTTTGAGTAAGACGATTATTGCAGTGCTTGTCGTGTATTATGGTGTAGCCAAATGGAATGATTATTTTACAGGACTGGTTTACTTAAAAGACAGATCCCTTTTGCCGCTGCAGACAGTACTGCGTGAAATACTGGCAACACTACAGGTGGATAAATCAGGTGACTATATGCTGAGTATATCCGAAAATGCTGCCTCTATGAACGAGGCGATACGTACTGCTAATGTGGCAAAATATTGTATTATTGTGATAGCGACAGGCCCTGTGGTTATCTTATATGCGTTTTTGCAAAAGTATTTCGAAAAAGGAATTATGATAGGTTCTTTAAAGGGATGA
- a CDS encoding ABC transporter permease has translation MELLNSVIMTVLRMATPILLAGLGLVVSERAGILNIGTEGVMLTGALFGAIGSWAGKSIWIGVLCAVVGSVAVNLIIAFFSITLKADQTVVGTAINILAGGLTVTVNRSVFGIGTDNADIPLFQKIEIPVIKNIPIIGAIFSNQTILVYIALISVPIVSAVLYKTNVGLKIRSVGENPRACDTLGISVDRVRYSTMFFSGIMSGLAGIYISLSQMSSFTEGMVAGRGFIAVAAVVFGNYTPRGVFIAALVFGMADSLKYRMQASSYHVPYQFWLMVPYIITIFALCLYRKNSNKPACSAKPYIR, from the coding sequence TTGGAATTATTGAATAGTGTCATTATGACGGTACTTCGTATGGCAACTCCAATTCTGTTAGCAGGGCTGGGATTGGTTGTCAGCGAAAGAGCAGGAATATTAAATATCGGGACAGAAGGCGTTATGCTGACCGGAGCCTTGTTCGGAGCAATTGGATCATGGGCCGGCAAAAGTATCTGGATCGGTGTGCTCTGCGCTGTTGTGGGAAGTGTGGCAGTCAATCTGATTATTGCATTTTTCTCGATCACTCTAAAGGCCGATCAAACTGTAGTGGGCACTGCCATTAATATTCTGGCAGGAGGCCTGACTGTAACCGTGAATCGATCCGTGTTCGGAATTGGAACTGACAATGCAGATATCCCGCTGTTTCAAAAAATTGAGATTCCCGTCATAAAAAACATTCCGATTATAGGAGCCATCTTCTCCAACCAGACGATTCTTGTTTACATAGCTCTGATTTCAGTTCCCATAGTCAGTGCTGTCCTCTATAAGACAAATGTGGGACTGAAGATCCGTTCTGTCGGAGAAAACCCCAGAGCATGTGACACCCTGGGAATATCCGTTGACAGGGTAAGATATTCAACCATGTTTTTCAGTGGAATCATGTCAGGACTGGCCGGCATCTATATCTCCCTGTCCCAGATGAGCTCCTTCACAGAGGGCATGGTAGCAGGAAGAGGATTCATCGCCGTAGCCGCTGTAGTATTTGGAAATTATACACCCAGAGGTGTATTCATAGCTGCTCTGGTATTTGGAATGGCAGATTCCCTGAAATATAGAATGCAGGCATCCTCCTACCATGTTCCCTATCAGTTCTGGCTCATGGTCCCCTATATCATAACCATTTTCGCTCTGTGTCTCTACAGAAAGAACTCCAACAAACCGGCCTGCAGTGCGAAACCATATATAAGATAA
- a CDS encoding BMP family protein, translated as MKKIKMFALSVLLVCTGLLGTACKGSDNSSKTAEAAGTSKASGIDKKGQKVGLILSGSISDKSWNYTAYQGLQLIEKEGAEVFYQENVAISDCADSIRTYAEAGMNLIYISSDSYQDVVAENASNYPDVTFIIINGTEQGTNYYSVQISDEEQGFLLGVIAAYASDAKKAGFVGGMEITPIINGNKGFEQGVKYVNPEIEIDSAMTGDFLDVTAAKEQTVAFADAGVDVVVPMADDASIGVIEGAQASGIYSVGTGDGQKGKGPDTMLTAVNKDTSVAYLASYKQFLDGKLSGDSIPKYGAKEGVVYLGEWLPASDQILSDDDKEKIADVFKKLESKEISVSIDQS; from the coding sequence ATGAAAAAGATCAAAATGTTTGCTTTATCTGTCTTACTGGTATGCACAGGGTTGTTAGGTACAGCCTGTAAGGGTTCTGATAATAGTTCAAAAACTGCAGAAGCTGCCGGAACCTCAAAAGCTTCTGGTATTGATAAAAAGGGACAGAAAGTTGGCCTGATCCTCAGTGGTTCAATCAGTGATAAGAGTTGGAATTATACAGCCTATCAGGGACTGCAGCTGATTGAAAAAGAAGGTGCAGAAGTGTTTTATCAGGAAAATGTAGCTATTTCTGACTGTGCAGACAGTATCCGTACTTATGCTGAAGCCGGTATGAACCTGATCTATATTTCCAGCGATTCTTATCAGGATGTCGTAGCAGAAAATGCTTCCAATTATCCGGACGTTACCTTTATCATTATAAACGGAACAGAACAGGGCACTAATTACTATTCCGTGCAAATATCCGATGAAGAACAGGGTTTCTTGTTAGGCGTAATTGCAGCATATGCATCTGATGCAAAGAAAGCAGGTTTTGTAGGAGGTATGGAGATTACGCCTATCATCAATGGAAATAAAGGATTTGAACAAGGTGTAAAATACGTAAATCCAGAGATTGAAATCGACAGTGCCATGACCGGAGATTTTCTGGACGTCACCGCTGCCAAAGAGCAGACCGTTGCATTTGCGGACGCCGGTGTTGATGTTGTCGTTCCTATGGCGGATGATGCCAGTATAGGAGTCATCGAGGGTGCGCAGGCTTCCGGTATTTATTCTGTGGGAACCGGTGATGGTCAAAAAGGCAAGGGACCGGACACTATGCTGACAGCCGTCAACAAAGACACTTCTGTTGCCTATCTGGCATCCTATAAGCAATTCCTCGATGGGAAACTCTCTGGTGATAGTATCCCCAAATATGGTGCGAAAGAAGGAGTCGTCTATCTGGGCGAATGGCTTCCGGCATCCGATCAGATACTGTCTGATGATGACAAGGAAAAGATCGCGGATGTCTTCAAAAAACTGGAGTCCAAAGAAATCTCGGTTTCTATAGACCAATCATAA